The following coding sequences lie in one Acipenser ruthenus chromosome 47, fAciRut3.2 maternal haplotype, whole genome shotgun sequence genomic window:
- the LOC117971433 gene encoding fibronectin type III and SPRY domain-containing protein 1-like isoform X2: MQKIITTLAVKNEEIQNFILLLKQSLQNIEVNSSQAQAELESEFSSLYNVLDELKDSMLTKIKQERASKTYELQTQLSACTKALESSEELLELANQTLCTAESDDFIQVRAARQIKDSVTMAPAFRLSLKAKVSDSMSHLMVDFSRERSQLKSLSFLPVPGTPVIDLSQCLVADNCVTVVWSVPGEDAKIEHFDLEYRRTDHEGAPRGREEHPWMVVEGIRGSEYTLRGQRFDTRFMTFRVKACNKAVAGEFSEPVTLETSAFVFKLDSGSSHQNLRVEGLSVEWDSTGGKVLEMKKEMKTRPASPLNSPARSAMMMSPKRTPMARGSRDRFTAESYTVLADTALDCGQHYWEVRFDKDSKAFAAGLALRSLGKFDQLGKTSASWCLHLNNWLQTSFTAKHNNKARSLEGPVPDRLGVHCSYEEGLLSFYNAHTKQLLHTFKTKFTQPVVPAFMVWNGSFSVQTGLQVPSTIKCLQKRNSGTSSSTASLT; this comes from the exons ATGCAGAAGATCATCACCACGCTGGCCGTGAAGAACGAGGAGATCCAGAACTTCATTCTGCTGCTGAAACAGAGTCTGCAGAATATAGAG gTGAACTCCAGTCAGGCTCAGGCAGAGCTGGAGTCGGAGTTCAGCTCTCTATACAACGTCCTGGACGAGCTGAAGGACAGCATGCTGACCAAGATCAAgcaggagagagcgagcaagacCTATGAGCTACAG ACTCAGCTGAGCGCGTGCACGAAGGCGCTGGAGAGCTCGGAGGAGCTGCTGGAGCTGGCCAATCAGACACTGTGCACGGCCGAGAGTGACGACTTCATccaggtgcgt GCTGCCAGGCAGATTAAGGATAG TGTTACCATGGCACCCGCGTTCCGCCTGTCTCTCAAGGCCAAGGTCAGCGACAGCATGAGCCACCTGATGGTGGACTTCAGCCGGGAAAGAAGCCAACTGAAGAGCCTGTCCTTCCTGCCAG tCCCCGGGACCCCTGTGATCGATCTCTCCCAGTGCCTGGTTGCTGATAACTGCGTGACTGTGGTGTGGAGCGTCCCGGGGGAGGATGCCAAGATTGAGCACTTCGACCTGGAGTACCGGCGCACTGACCACGAGGGGGCTCCACGCGGCAGAGAGGAGCACCCCTGGATGGTGGTGGAGGGGATCAGAGGGAGCGAGTACACCCTGAGAG GTCAGCGGTTCGACACGCGGTTCATGACGTTCCGTGTGAAGGCGTGTAACAAGGCCGTGGCGGGAGAATTCTCCGAGCCCGTTACCCTGGAAACCAGCG CCTTCGTGTTCAAGCTGGACTCTGGCTCCTCTCATCAGAACCTGCGTGTGGAGGGTCTCAGTGTGGAGTGGGACTCGACGGGGGGGAAGGTGCTGGAGATGAAGAAGGAGATGAAGACCCGGCCGGCCTCCCCGCTCAACTCCCCGGCCAG GTCCGCCATGATGATGTCACCCAAGAGAACGCCCATGGCGCGGGGGAGCCGGGATCGATTCACAGCCGAGTCCTACACTGTGCTGG CGGACACTGCGCTGGACTGCGGGCAGCACTACTGGGAGGTGCGTTTCGATAAGGACAGCAAGGCGTTCGCGGCCGGCCTCGCGCTGCGCTCCCTCGGGAAGTTCGACCAGCTCGGCAAGACCAGCGCCTCCTGGTGTCTGCATCTGAACAACTGGCTGCAGACCAGCTTCACCGCCAAGCACAACAACAAGGCCAGGAGCCTGGAGGGGCCGGTGCCAGACAGGCTGGGGGTGCACTGCAGCTACgaggagg GTCTCCTCTCATTCTATAACGCTCACACCAAGCAGCTGCTCCACACCTTCAAGACCAAGTTCACTCAGCCTGTGGTACCGGCCTTCATG gTGTGGAACGGAAGCTTCTCGGTGCAGACCGGCCTGCAGGTCCCGAGCACCATCAAGTGTCTCCAGAAACGCAACAGCGGAACCAGCAGCTCCACCGCCAGCCTGACCTAG
- the LOC117971433 gene encoding fibronectin type III and SPRY domain-containing protein 1-like isoform X1 — protein MGDQKDGMQKIITTLAVKNEEIQNFILLLKQSLQNIEVNSSQAQAELESEFSSLYNVLDELKDSMLTKIKQERASKTYELQTQLSACTKALESSEELLELANQTLCTAESDDFIQAARQIKDSVTMAPAFRLSLKAKVSDSMSHLMVDFSRERSQLKSLSFLPVPGTPVIDLSQCLVADNCVTVVWSVPGEDAKIEHFDLEYRRTDHEGAPRGREEHPWMVVEGIRGSEYTLRGQRFDTRFMTFRVKACNKAVAGEFSEPVTLETSAFVFKLDSGSSHQNLRVEGLSVEWDSTGGKVLEMKKEMKTRPASPLNSPARSAMMMSPKRTPMARGSRDRFTAESYTVLADTALDCGQHYWEVRFDKDSKAFAAGLALRSLGKFDQLGKTSASWCLHLNNWLQTSFTAKHNNKARSLEGPVPDRLGVHCSYEEGLLSFYNAHTKQLLHTFKTKFTQPVVPAFMVWNGSFSVQTGLQVPSTIKCLQKRNSGTSSSTASLT, from the exons ATGGGCGACCAGAAG gacGGGATGCAGAAGATCATCACCACGCTGGCCGTGAAGAACGAGGAGATCCAGAACTTCATTCTGCTGCTGAAACAGAGTCTGCAGAATATAGAG gTGAACTCCAGTCAGGCTCAGGCAGAGCTGGAGTCGGAGTTCAGCTCTCTATACAACGTCCTGGACGAGCTGAAGGACAGCATGCTGACCAAGATCAAgcaggagagagcgagcaagacCTATGAGCTACAG ACTCAGCTGAGCGCGTGCACGAAGGCGCTGGAGAGCTCGGAGGAGCTGCTGGAGCTGGCCAATCAGACACTGTGCACGGCCGAGAGTGACGACTTCATccag GCTGCCAGGCAGATTAAGGATAG TGTTACCATGGCACCCGCGTTCCGCCTGTCTCTCAAGGCCAAGGTCAGCGACAGCATGAGCCACCTGATGGTGGACTTCAGCCGGGAAAGAAGCCAACTGAAGAGCCTGTCCTTCCTGCCAG tCCCCGGGACCCCTGTGATCGATCTCTCCCAGTGCCTGGTTGCTGATAACTGCGTGACTGTGGTGTGGAGCGTCCCGGGGGAGGATGCCAAGATTGAGCACTTCGACCTGGAGTACCGGCGCACTGACCACGAGGGGGCTCCACGCGGCAGAGAGGAGCACCCCTGGATGGTGGTGGAGGGGATCAGAGGGAGCGAGTACACCCTGAGAG GTCAGCGGTTCGACACGCGGTTCATGACGTTCCGTGTGAAGGCGTGTAACAAGGCCGTGGCGGGAGAATTCTCCGAGCCCGTTACCCTGGAAACCAGCG CCTTCGTGTTCAAGCTGGACTCTGGCTCCTCTCATCAGAACCTGCGTGTGGAGGGTCTCAGTGTGGAGTGGGACTCGACGGGGGGGAAGGTGCTGGAGATGAAGAAGGAGATGAAGACCCGGCCGGCCTCCCCGCTCAACTCCCCGGCCAG GTCCGCCATGATGATGTCACCCAAGAGAACGCCCATGGCGCGGGGGAGCCGGGATCGATTCACAGCCGAGTCCTACACTGTGCTGG CGGACACTGCGCTGGACTGCGGGCAGCACTACTGGGAGGTGCGTTTCGATAAGGACAGCAAGGCGTTCGCGGCCGGCCTCGCGCTGCGCTCCCTCGGGAAGTTCGACCAGCTCGGCAAGACCAGCGCCTCCTGGTGTCTGCATCTGAACAACTGGCTGCAGACCAGCTTCACCGCCAAGCACAACAACAAGGCCAGGAGCCTGGAGGGGCCGGTGCCAGACAGGCTGGGGGTGCACTGCAGCTACgaggagg GTCTCCTCTCATTCTATAACGCTCACACCAAGCAGCTGCTCCACACCTTCAAGACCAAGTTCACTCAGCCTGTGGTACCGGCCTTCATG gTGTGGAACGGAAGCTTCTCGGTGCAGACCGGCCTGCAGGTCCCGAGCACCATCAAGTGTCTCCAGAAACGCAACAGCGGAACCAGCAGCTCCACCGCCAGCCTGACCTAG
- the LOC131721040 gene encoding uncharacterized protein LOC131721040: MLNYKRERERERERERERERENENENRTGPGWAGLAGLGGSMRRWNGVVFLQLLTCAVRALWQGVSVSQSPSALTVSWNGSVTLNCSFQTPAGADRVRVEWIRHSQQAGTDKDCPKQSKVSDTVLHGNKTETQSNQDTFQRVVQRTWYNGSALTLNQLTPQDSGHYFCRVILEIPALQTSCGNGTLLYVEERPEQLEIPLSHWVLWLLVGLGALGAVLGAVWLCRCLYGRWRRSSPQLTENQIYENMVRRVKPSPPPPRSSTAVSTGASRGTVRPKPPATRSTQSCEDASAPLIRGADRSGPDPRSGPERP, encoded by the exons ATGTTAAattacaagagagagagagagagagagagagagagagagagagagagagagagagagaacgagaacgagaaccgGACCGGACCGGGCTGGGCTGGACTGGCTGGACTGGGAGGCAGCATGCGGCGCTGGAACGGTGTGGTCTTTCTGCAGCTCCTCACCTGCGCAG TGAGAGCTCTCTGGCAGGGTGTTTCAGTCTCTCAGTCTCCCTCAGCCCTGACTGTTTCGTGGAATGGCTCTGTCACTCTGAACTGCAGCTTCCAGACCCCGGCGGGTGCTGACAGGGTCCGGGTGGAGTGGATCCGACACAGCCAGCAGGCCGGGACCGACAAAGACTGCCCGAAGCAGAGCAAGGTGTCGGACACGGTGCTCCACGGCAACAAGACAGAAACCCAGTCCAATCAGGACACCTTCCAGCGTGTGGTGCAGCGGACCTGGTACAATGGCTCAGCCCTCACCCTAAACCAGCTCACCCCCCAAGACTCGGGACACTACTTCTGCAGAGTCATCCTGGAGATCCCCGCGCTGCAGACCAGCTGTGGGAATGGGACCCTGCTGTATGTAGAGg AACGGCCTGAGCAGCTCGAGATTCCTCTCTCACACTGGGTGCTGTGGCTGCTGGTGGGACTGGGAGCACTGGGAGCTGTGCTGGGAGCGGTGTGGCTGTGCCGCTGCCTGTATGGAAGGTGGAGGAGGAGCAGCCCGCAGCTCACAG agaaTCAGATCTATGAGAACATGGTTCGGAGAGTGAAGCCGTCCCCCCCCCCTCCAAGGAGCAGCACAGCTGTGAGCACGGGCGCGTCCAGAGGAACGGTGCGTCCCAAACCACCCGCGACACGCTCAACACAGAGCTGCGAAGATGCCTCTGCACCCCTGATCCGAGGAGCGGACCGGAGCGGCCCTGATCCGAGGAGCGGACCGGAGCGGCCCTGA